GATTCCACCCACAGAAGACAACTCAGAAGCAACAACAATTGCTGCTGTTGAAATTGATTTTACTCCCTTCAAGCTCATTACTGAACAGACTCTGGAATTAGAGGTTACCTTCGTCAAACCCAAGATTACGATTAAGCAAACGCCCAATCGGAAATGGTTCACCACAAAACTCACACCGCAACCCCCTGGCGCGATCGCGTTTAAAGTCAAAACCCTTGCCATTGAAGAGGGGAATCTTGCCCTTCACCCTCGCAACCCAGCAGGAGAACTAGAAGCGCCTGTTAATTTAACTTTACCGCAAGTCAAGAGCCAGTTTCTGGATAATAATCAACGCATTCCCTTTCAAGCCAAAAACTTATCGGTTACCAATACCCAAGGTAGTCTCGACTTAGAAGGAGAAGCGCAACTCGAAAATGGCGAAGTGGAGATTGCGCTCAGTAGTAATCAATTAGCCGTGGCTGAGTTAGCCCGCTTAGTTGCCTCACCCCTCGATATTTCAGCAGGAACACTGAACGCTCAAACCAACATTTCTCTTGCCTTAGATGGCAGTTTGCCCAGTTTTCAAGGAACTGCCGAATTGAACAATTTTGAGGGAAAACTGAACCAATTTACCACTGCGATTGAAAACACCAACGCCAAGCTCGAGCTTGCTGGACAAAAGATTATTGTTGAAAATCTCAATACTCAATTGGGTGACATTAACGCGACTGCCCAAGGAAACATTAACCTTGCTCAGGGCTATGATTTAACAGCCAATGTGGAACCGACTCCAGTGGCTCAGCTTTTATCCGCCATTGATATTGATCCCAGTAAAATTCCAATCAGTGGAACCATTGAAGCTAATCTTGCCATTACCGGTGCCTTAGATAACCCCCAAATTAACATCACTGCCAAGAGCACTGAAACCACAACCGTTGATCAAGTCAAAATAAGTCGTTTGCAAACGGAACTCTCGGTACAAGGAACACAACTCAAGGTTGAGAACTTTCAAGCGACTCCCAAAACAGGCGGAACAGTAACTGCTCAAGGAACGCTTAACTTGACTGACGACCAAAAAATTGCCTTAGATTTTCAGGTGAACGATGTTTCTGGAGAGATCATTCGCCCTTATCAAGAGAATCTTCCTGAGGATCTTGGCACCTTAAATGCCTCTGGTGAAATTAGAGGATCCTTAAGGGACTGGAAACGTCTTCAGGGAGAAGGAACAGCCAATTTAGCCATTGCTGAGGGGACAGTAACTCTACCGGAATTGCAACTGGCTCAAGGTCGCCTAAAAGCTCAAATTAACGTCAATGCCTTGCAACCCGAACAACTGAGTGAGCAAGTGCCTCCTCAACTTCAAAAGCCTATTTCCGGACAGTTTCGCCTTGATGCTAATATTGCTGACTTTTCTCCTGAAAAACTGCGGGTTACTGGATCAGGTTCGTTAAGGGTTCCGCAAGGAGAATTGGCTGCTACCAACCTGACCTTGAATGAAGGTCAGTTGAATGCTGATTTCCAACTCAGGGATATTCCCATCGCCTTACTGGCACCGCAAACCCCACCTGAGTTCAATGAATTGCTCTCTGCACAGTTTCAGGTCAATGCCGATATCAAAGAATTTGCCCTCAACCAAATTCAAGGTAAAGGGTCTGGGTCAATTACCATTAATGGCAATGATCAAAACCAACAAATTGCGCTCAGTAACGTTCGCCTAAATCAAGGGAACTGGCAAGGGCAAATACAGGCTGACCGTCTCAAGCTTTCTCCCTTTGTTCCTAACCTGCCGCCACTCCTACAAAATGCCGTCATTGATACTCAACTCACTGCTCAAGGAACCTTAGATCAGTTAACCCCAGCCGGCATTACGGTGCAAGGAACTGCCGCAGTTAATCAAGTTTCAGGGGGCAGTGTAACCGCCAATGTCATTCGCTTAGATGAAGGAGCCTTTCAAGTCGTCGCAACTCCAAAAAATATCCAACTCTCTCAATTTTCAGACCAATTACAAGGGAATCTCGCTGGCGAAGTGACCGTGAAGGGGACCCTTAATAACCTCACGCCCGCAGGAATTACCGCGCAAGCCAACTTAAACTTCAGTGAAGGACTTGCCCTGATTACGAGTCCTCTGACCACGCGCCTCAGTTGGGATGGTCAACAAGTTATTCTTGAAGAAGCCCAAGCAACAAACTTTTTTGCCGAAGGTGTGGTCGATCTGGACTTTGAGCAGCAGGGACAAGCCATTGTTGAACAAATCAACTTAACGGTTGATGCACAACAACTCAATTTAGCTCAACTGCCACTCCCGCGTCCGCAAGCCATGGAGTCAACTGATGTACAGGGCTTCGCCAATTTTTCCGGGACCCTTACTGGTAATTTGATCCAACCTCAAGCCGAAGGTAGGATTCGTCTGCAAAACTTCGCTGTTGAAGGGTTGACCTTTGACCCCGAAATGACCGGTGGGATCCAAATCAACGCTGAACAAGGGCTTCAGCTGGGCTTAATCGGAAATACGGAAACCCCTGATCAAATTCAGTTGGCGTTATCCTCACCGCGACCGAATCGTTTATTCCCTCTCGAACCCGCTTCCTTTTTTGTTAAACGAGACAATGCCATTGCCGAAGGAACCCGCCAAAACAACACCTTACAAGTAACGTTAGATGAAATTCCCCTTGACCTCGTTAAAGACTTCACCCCTCTCCCCGCCTCATTAGCAACTCAACCGGTCTCTGGAAGCTTAGAAGGAGAACTCGCCCTCAATCTCAACAATTATGACCTTTCTGGGGAACTTGCTCTCTTAGATCCTGCTTTAGGACGCTTTAACAGCGATCGCGTCACCGCAAACTTTACCTATTTTGACAACACGGTTACTGTCCAAGAAGCAACTCTGATTGAACAAGAAAGCAAATATCGTGCCAGCGGTCGTTTCAACCTGAGTGAACCGAACCCAGATTTTCAAGCCAACTTAAACATTGAACAAGGACGGATTCAAGACATTCTCAGTGCGCTGCAACTTTTTGAGTTCTCTGATCTCAACCCCAATTTTGCTACTCCTAATTATGGGAATGCTGATGATCTAGATATTGCAGCGGTTGGGATCAAAAACCAACCGATTCAAACCCAACTGCAACGATTCTCCGAAATTAAAGCCCTTCTGGCGCAAATGCAAGCAGAAGAAGACACTGTCACTGCTATTCCGCCCCTTAATTCGGCTCAAGGCAACTTTACGGGTCAGGTTAGTCTCCAAGGAACCTCGTTTAATCTTGCAGATATCCAAGGAAACTTTAATCTCCAGGGCAACACTTGGCAATGGGGACCCTACCAAGCACAAACTGTCACAACCAAGGGTAGCCTGAATAATGGGGTGATTACCCTCCTCCCGGTTCGCTTCGCCTCTGGAGAGAGTTTTATCAACCTTTCCGGTACCATTGGCGGGCAAAACCAATCCGCCCAATTACAAGTGAACCAAATTCCTATTGCTGACTTAAAAGATATTGTTGAACTGCCAGAGTTTATCGGTGTTAGCGGGTTTGTTAACGGCACAGCAACTGTCGCCGGAAAACAAGATAACCCCACTGCCAGAGGGGAACTCAGTGTTGAACAAGCAACGCTCAATCAAACTCCTGTTGAGACGATTCAGGGCAGTTTTAGCTATAACAACTCCCAACTGAATTTCTTTGCCGAAGGGTTACTGTCTGAAGATAGCGACCCTCTCACGCTCAGCGGTGATATTCCCTATCAACTTCCCTTTGCGGTTGTTCCTCCCGCCTCAGACGATTTAAATATCGATATTAACCTCCAAGATGATGGCTTGGCTTTACTCGATGTAATTACGAATGGTCAATTAACCTGGCAGGGAGGAGAAGGGGCTGTTAATCTTGCGATTAATGGTCCTTTTAATCAGGAGAATTTTCAATTCAACCAATTCAATACCAGCGGTGTCGTAACGCTTTCCCAAGCTAAGATTGGCACCGAAGTGCTTCCCAAACCGTTAACCAATATTAATAGCCGAGTCACATTTAATTTTAATCAGCTCTCCCTAGAAGAATTTAATGCTGATCTGGGTGGGGGGAAAGTCATTGCAACGGGAGGATTGCCCTTATTTAACCCCACTGCTAGTTCCGAAAGCCTCGATATTACCCTAGACGACCTGAGTGTTAACCTTCCTAATCTCTATGAAGGAGCGGTTGCTGGAAAGATTAATATTGGTCAAAGCGTAATTGAGCCGGAAATTGGCGGGGAAATGACCGTGTCAGAGGGAAAAATTATTTTAGCGGGACAAGATTCAGCCCCAACCAATAATGAGACGTCTCCAGATAATACCTCCAATCTCGCCTTCAGGGACTTAAAAATTACGCTCGGGGAAAACCTTAAGGTGACCCGTCCACCGATCATGAATTTCTTAGCGGAGGGAGATCTGACTCTCAATGGCACCCTGGCGACTCTTCGTCCTCAGGGAACGATCACCTTAGAAGGCGGTCAAGTGAATTTGGGGCCCACTCAGTTTCGTTTAGCTAACGGCTATGAACAAACTGCTACATTTATTCCGAGCCAAGGGCTAGACCCCACTCTCAATCTACGTTTAGTCACCTCGGTTACTGAAACGAGCGGGAGTATTAGTAATGCTAGTGCAGCCAACGAAGTGAGTACTGGCATTAATCCGGGTGTGGGAACGTTACGATCAGTGGAAGTAGAAGCTTTAGTAGAAGGACGGGCCAGTGAACTCCAACCGGGACAATTAAGGGCTAATAATGATGTGCTGACTTTAAGTAGTGATCCCAATCGGAGTGAAACGGAAATTGTTGCCCTTCTCGGTGGCGGGTTAACCAGTGGTTTTGGACAAGGGAATACTGCTTTAGGATTAGCTAACTTAGCTGGTTCTACCTTTTTAGGCACTTTTCAGAACACCATTGGCGATGCTTTAGGCTTAAGTGAGTTTCGGATTTTTCCGACGCTAATTCCTACAGAAACGGAAGAAGGAGAAGGAGAAGAAAATTCCGATTCCGCATTAGGGTTTGCTGCAGAGGCGGGTATTGATATTAGTAATGATTTTTCCTTTTCGGTACTCACCCTCTTTAATACGGAACAGCCATTGCAATACAGTATTCGTTATCGCTTAAGCGATGACATTTTGTTACGAGGCTCAACCGATTTATCTGATGATCAAAGCTTAACAGTTGAGTATGAAACCCGTTTTTAAAGCGCCTTATTCACTAAATTACTAAACAATTAGGGAAAAGGCAAACAAAAAACACCCTCATCAGCTGAGGGTGCAGAAAACTAACTTAATTTGAATGAGAATTACTCACGACCGCCACTCAGGGCAATGACAAGACGTAAGATGAAGATGAACAAGTTGATGTAAGTTAGATACATCGAGAGTGCGGCGGGGAGGTATTTTTCATCCTCATAGGTGCGGGGAAGGATGTAGAAGTCAACCACAGCAACGCCAGCAAAGAGCAGGGTGCCAAAGCCAGAAATTCCGATTTCTAGCCAAGTGGGGGTAAAAACACCAAACAAGCTAAAGAGCAGTTGACCCACTAATACCACTAACAGGGCAATGACGCCCAACTGTACTGTTTTGGTCAGCGCCATGCCATCTTCATCAGAAAGGTTAGAACCCACTGATCGCGCAACGATAAAGGTGGCACCACAACCGAGGGCGGCAATGCCAACGCCACCCACGCCAGCGCTACTATTGAGGGCAACAAAAATTAAGCCGCTGAGGGTATAACCGGACAAAAGGCTATAAAGTGCCAGTAATGGGAGTGCAGTGCTGTTATTGCCGTTTTCAGCAACGCCTCGGGCAATAAAAAAGAGCACTAACTCAGCAATGATGGCAGCAATGAAGGTGGGCATGAACAGTTGAGGCGCACTGCTAATCACGCCTAAGCCACCATAGGTTCCCACGGCGGTGAGAACTAAGCCTCCTCCTAGATAAGGAAGCGCGTTGGAAATGACATTCGGTCCAATAATCGCGCTGCCACGCGTTTCCTGCATGGCTTTGCGGAAGTTGTAACTATTACTCATAACGGTTTGTTTTCAGTCGAATTGAACTGATACTTTATTTATCATTGTGGCTGATCACGCCCGTAATGGGTAGTCGAGAAAACCGATAATTTCGTTAAGTCTCTTGTTGATAAGCAGCGCCGAGATAGAGTTCTCCCACTTGGGGATTATCCAGTAATTCTTTGCCAGACCCCATAACGCGATCGCGCCCATTTTCTAAAACATAACCGCGATGAGCCATTTCTAGAGCTTTCCGGGCATTTTGTTCCACTAAGATAATCGCTTTGCCGGTACGATTAATTGCTTGAATCTGTTCAAATACGGTTGCTACCAGGAGGGGGGATAAAGCCGCCGAAGGTTCATCTAAAATTAACAAGTCGGGGTCTAACATCAACGCGCGTCCCATCCCCAACATTTGTCGTTCTCCTCCTGAGAGGGTTCCCGCTTTTTGCCGACGACGTTGGGCTAACACCGGAAACATGGTGTAAATTTTATCCTTCAAATGCTTGATCGACCCTTTGCAGATAAATGCCCCCATTTCCAAGTTTTCTTCTACCGATAGCGCCGCAAAAACATTAGAAATCTGAGGGACATAGCACATTCCCCGCTGCACAATTTGATTGGGTTTTAATCCCCCAATGTTTTCCCCGTTAAAGCGAATTTCACCGTGACTGGGAGTCAACAAGCCAAAAATTGCTTTTGCCAGCGTTGATTTTCCTGCCCCATTGGGACCAATTACGGCGACTAACTCTCCCATTTGAATCGAAAAGTTAATCCCTTGCAGGATATATAAATCTTTGACATACCCCGCGTAAACGTCT
This region of Cyanobacteria bacterium GSL.Bin1 genomic DNA includes:
- a CDS encoding ATP-binding cassette domain-containing protein, yielding MSDLLTVTDVYAGYVKDLYILQGINFSIQMGELVAVIGPNGAGKSTLAKAIFGLLTPSHGEIRFNGENIGGLKPNQIVQRGMCYVPQISNVFAALSVEENLEMGAFICKGSIKHLKDKIYTMFPVLAQRRRQKAGTLSGGERQMLGMGRALMLDPDLLILDEPSAALSPLLVATVFEQIQAINRTGKAIILVEQNARKALEMAHRGYVLENGRDRVMGSGKELLDNPQVGELYLGAAYQQET
- a CDS encoding DUF748 domain-containing protein; this encodes MSAQPNSPSDSTSETSLPEPSPSSPSQPRWLRSLLILILLGLGGGVTYGWYFVNYRLSPTVAKSMSALLSRPVEVGNLEAFSLTSLTFGASVIPPTEDNSEATTIAAVEIDFTPFKLITEQTLELEVTFVKPKITIKQTPNRKWFTTKLTPQPPGAIAFKVKTLAIEEGNLALHPRNPAGELEAPVNLTLPQVKSQFLDNNQRIPFQAKNLSVTNTQGSLDLEGEAQLENGEVEIALSSNQLAVAELARLVASPLDISAGTLNAQTNISLALDGSLPSFQGTAELNNFEGKLNQFTTAIENTNAKLELAGQKIIVENLNTQLGDINATAQGNINLAQGYDLTANVEPTPVAQLLSAIDIDPSKIPISGTIEANLAITGALDNPQINITAKSTETTTVDQVKISRLQTELSVQGTQLKVENFQATPKTGGTVTAQGTLNLTDDQKIALDFQVNDVSGEIIRPYQENLPEDLGTLNASGEIRGSLRDWKRLQGEGTANLAIAEGTVTLPELQLAQGRLKAQINVNALQPEQLSEQVPPQLQKPISGQFRLDANIADFSPEKLRVTGSGSLRVPQGELAATNLTLNEGQLNADFQLRDIPIALLAPQTPPEFNELLSAQFQVNADIKEFALNQIQGKGSGSITINGNDQNQQIALSNVRLNQGNWQGQIQADRLKLSPFVPNLPPLLQNAVIDTQLTAQGTLDQLTPAGITVQGTAAVNQVSGGSVTANVIRLDEGAFQVVATPKNIQLSQFSDQLQGNLAGEVTVKGTLNNLTPAGITAQANLNFSEGLALITSPLTTRLSWDGQQVILEEAQATNFFAEGVVDLDFEQQGQAIVEQINLTVDAQQLNLAQLPLPRPQAMESTDVQGFANFSGTLTGNLIQPQAEGRIRLQNFAVEGLTFDPEMTGGIQINAEQGLQLGLIGNTETPDQIQLALSSPRPNRLFPLEPASFFVKRDNAIAEGTRQNNTLQVTLDEIPLDLVKDFTPLPASLATQPVSGSLEGELALNLNNYDLSGELALLDPALGRFNSDRVTANFTYFDNTVTVQEATLIEQESKYRASGRFNLSEPNPDFQANLNIEQGRIQDILSALQLFEFSDLNPNFATPNYGNADDLDIAAVGIKNQPIQTQLQRFSEIKALLAQMQAEEDTVTAIPPLNSAQGNFTGQVSLQGTSFNLADIQGNFNLQGNTWQWGPYQAQTVTTKGSLNNGVITLLPVRFASGESFINLSGTIGGQNQSAQLQVNQIPIADLKDIVELPEFIGVSGFVNGTATVAGKQDNPTARGELSVEQATLNQTPVETIQGSFSYNNSQLNFFAEGLLSEDSDPLTLSGDIPYQLPFAVVPPASDDLNIDINLQDDGLALLDVITNGQLTWQGGEGAVNLAINGPFNQENFQFNQFNTSGVVTLSQAKIGTEVLPKPLTNINSRVTFNFNQLSLEEFNADLGGGKVIATGGLPLFNPTASSESLDITLDDLSVNLPNLYEGAVAGKINIGQSVIEPEIGGEMTVSEGKIILAGQDSAPTNNETSPDNTSNLAFRDLKITLGENLKVTRPPIMNFLAEGDLTLNGTLATLRPQGTITLEGGQVNLGPTQFRLANGYEQTATFIPSQGLDPTLNLRLVTSVTETSGSISNASAANEVSTGINPGVGTLRSVEVEALVEGRASELQPGQLRANNDVLTLSSDPNRSETEIVALLGGGLTSGFGQGNTALGLANLAGSTFLGTFQNTIGDALGLSEFRIFPTLIPTETEEGEGEENSDSALGFAAEAGIDISNDFSFSVLTLFNTEQPLQYSIRYRLSDDILLRGSTDLSDDQSLTVEYETRF